In the genome of Denticeps clupeoides chromosome 13, fDenClu1.1, whole genome shotgun sequence, one region contains:
- the LOC114802706 gene encoding uncharacterized protein LOC114802706 isoform X4: MPYSSLVIAWLRVLPLLLFQLCARCGKLEMISVWLLVLKLLRATTGLRRVNENEEDEGSSSPLVQKPAEQDNLSKSVTMETNSLAERPNIIDCKMGAEEPEIGKTQLEEEDTQAEEGEPDVVPGCSHTQVEEEEPDVVPGCSNTQVEEEEPDVVPGCSNTQEDDVVVPECLEIQVEEEEPDVVPGCSLTQVEEEEPDVVPGCSNTQVEEEEPDVVPGCSNTQEDDVVVPECLEIQVEEEEPDVVPGCSLTQEDDVVVPECLETQVEEEEPDVVPGCSNTQVEEEEPDVVPGCSNTQEDDVVVPECLEIQVEEEEPDVVPGCSLTQEDDVVVPECLETQVEEEEPDVVPGCSLTQADDVVVPECLETQVEEEEPDVVPGCSLTQEDDVVVPECLETQVEDVAPECSQTQWEEEEPDVFPKCSETLTEEDGSDVFPKCSQKHCNEEEPVVFPECSTECTGMAEGIKIFADEQTVQRSEHVCYEGRLGSNHVENRLDQEAEGPLTSNVPDIRKREQDTQDDNLAQNNTPYDDIKGDAIEENLILLQEEQPTGEVVEPCQDFEQDDLSDCLQVEMAIVSSDSDPDEQWRSNVCLNDQKLRLHLQDPVKREITVEEKKSPEPGCGAENKTDGPDVLSCPSKRQESVAKVSENEVELSQTLNVSLSPSPSTSSEVEKKLPEDYCVIQPMNSELVSTEHVDFKLARKQWLKMEEQTKGQVHQPSVHQGTYQGGHSFMYRPVRSIERSKKDPDAESLAVGDYQHTQFSPCSEDSGLDDTSYKSAYDDSETPIEREIRQAMEREENLRRERGILKPSIHKTTLLQPSKFEKTLCREVEEKRRMFDTHEDRRRSPKSPGTKTPTFSVSASASPKGPTYHEMTANNVIILEPDSYPASPRHRTRGPLLSPGTGRFSEWPPETANVIILETSNLIIRSASEFCLSSACRETQESTFQNNPFFKLRSHSTHSLVDQEIKLVRERDEELRRQRAQLYSREKYDTVLVSPNLMENLNFDRAGEVPVKCKSSPSSPSKNRRMDRATLSCDNKFYR; this comes from the exons ATGCCTTATTCCAGCCTCGTAATCGCCTGGCTCCGCGTCCTGCCCCTGCTTTTATTCCAATTATGTGCGCGCTGTGGTAAGTTGGAGATGATCTCCGTCTGGCTGCTCGTGTTGAAGCTGCTG AGAGCAACAACAGGCTTAAGAAGAGTTAATGAGAATGAAGAAGATGAAGGTAGCAGCAGCCCACTAGTTCAGAAACCAGCAGAGCAAGATAACCTTTCCAAGtcagtcaccatggagaccaACTCACTTGCAGAAAGGCCCAACATAATCGACTGCAAAATGGGAGCAGAGGAACCAGAAATTGGTAAAACACAACTCGAAGAGGAGGACACACAGGCAGAAGAGGGGGAACCAGATGTTGTCCCTGGGTGTTCCCACACACAGGTagaagaggaggagccagaTGTTGTCCCTGGGTGTTCAAACACACAGGTagaagaggaggagccagaTGTTGTCCCTGGGTGTTCAAACACACAGGAAGATGATGTTGTTGTTCCTGAGTGCCTGGAAATTcaggtggaagaggaggagccagaTGTTGTGCCTGGGTGTTCCCTCACACAGGTagaagaggaggagccagaTGTTGTCCCTGGGTGTTCAAACACACAGGTagaagaggaggagccagaTGTTGTCCCTGGGTGTTCAAACACACAGGAAGATGATGTTGTTGTTCCTGAGTGCCTGGAAATTcaggtggaagaggaggagccagaTGTTGTGCCTGGGTGTTCCCTCACACAGGAAGATGATGTTGTTGTTCCTGAGTGCCTGGAAACTcaggtggaagaggaggagccagaTGTTGTCCCTGGGTGTTCAAACACACAGGTagaagaggaggagccagaTGTTGTCCCTGGGTGTTCAAACACACAGGAAGATGATGTTGTTGTTCCTGAGTGCCTGGAAATTcaggtggaagaggaggagccagaTGTTGTGCCTGGGTGTTCCCTCACACAGGAAGATGATGTTGTTGTTCCTGAGTGCCTGGAAACTcaggtggaagaggaggagccagaTGTTGTGCCTGGGTGTTCCCTCACACAGGCAGATGATGTTGTTGTTCCTGAGTGCCTGGAAACTcaggtggaagaggaggagccagaTGTTGTGCCTGGGTGTTCCCTCACACAGGAAGATGATGTTGTTGTTCCTGAGTGCCTGGAAACTCAGGTGGAAGATGTTGCTCCTGAGTGTTCCCAAACACAATGGGAGGAGGAAGAACCAGATGTTTTTCCTAAATGTTCTGAAACACTCACAGAAGAGGATGGATCAGATGTGTTTCCTAAATGTTCCCAAAAACATTGTAATGAGGAGGAACCAGTTGTTTTTCCAGAATGTTCCACTGAATGCACAGGGATGGCAGAAGGCATAAAAATATTTGCTGATGAGCAAACTGTTCAGAGGTCTGAACATGTTTGTTATGAAGGAAGACTGGGTAGTAATCATGTGGAGAATAGGCTGGACCAGGAGGCTGAAGGACCCTTGACTTCAAATGTTCCTGACATCAGGAAAAGGGAACAAGACACTCAGGATGATAATCTGGCACAGAATAATACTCCCTACGATGACATCAAGGGTGATGCTATTGAGGAAAACCTGATATTACTACAAGAAGAACAACCTACTGGGGAGGTGGTAGAACCCTGTCAGGACTTTGAACAAGATGACTTGAGTGACTGCCTGCAGGTAGAGATGGCCATAGTCTCCTCGGACAGCGACCCTGATGAGCAGTGGAGGTCAAATGTATGTTTGAATGACCAGAAGCTCCGCCTACATCTGCAGGACCCTGTTAAAAGGGAAATAACAGtagaggagaaaaaaagtccTGAGCCAGGATGTGGAGCAGAAAACAAAACGGATGGCCCTGATGTCCTGAGTTGTCCCAGCAAGAGACAGGAGAGTGTAGCTAAGGTCAGTGAAAACGAGGTAGAGCTCAGCCAGACCTTGAATGTCAGTTTATCTCCTTCGCCATCCACAAGCTCCGAGGTTGAGAAGAAGCTGCCAGAAGACTACTGTGTGATCCAGCCGATGAATAGTGAGCTTGTCAGCACCGAGCATGTTGACTTCAAGTTGGCGCGTAAGCAGTGGCTAAAAATGGAGGAACAGACCAAGGGGCAAGTCCACCAGCCCAGTGTCCATCAGGGCACCTATCAGGGAGGCCACAGCTTTATGTACAGACCTGTGCGGAGCATAGAGCGTTCCAAGAAGGACCCAGATGCTGAGAGTTTGGCTGTAGGAGACTATCAGCACACTCAGTTCAGCCCGTGCTCAGAGGACTCTGGTCTGGATGACACAAGCTACAAGTCCGCCTATGACGACTCAGAGACTCCTATTGAGAGGGAGATACGCCAAGCCATGGAACGTGAGGAGAACCTCAGACGGGAGAGGGGAATCTTAAAACCATCCATTCACAAGACAACCTTGCTACAGCCAAGCAAGTTTGAAAAAACACTATGCAGAGAGGTTGAGGAGAAACGGAGGATGTTTGACACACATGAAGACAGACGAAGATCCCCCAAGTCCCCAGGAACGAAGACTCCAACTTTTTCAGTCTCAGCTTCAGCCTCTCCAAAGGGTCCGACGTACCATGAAATGACAGCCAATAATGTCATCATCCTGGAGCCGGACTCCTACCCGGCCAGCCCAAGGCATCGGACCAGAGGGCCTCTGCTTTCCCCAGGGACAGGCAGGTTTAGCGAGTGGCCACCAGAGACGGCTAACGTCATCATCCTTGAGACGTCCAACCTGATCATCCGCAGCGCCTCTGAGTTCTGCCTGAGCTCTGCTTGTCGGGAGACCCAGGAGAGCACGTTCCAGAACAATCCATTCTTCAAGCTGCGTTCCCACAGCACACATTCGCTGGTGGACCAGGAGATCAAGCttgtcagagagagagatgaggagTTGAGAAGGCAGCGGGCTCAGCTCTACTCCAGGGAGAAGTATGACACTGTCCTGGTGTCTCCAAACCTCATGGAGAATCTAAACTTTGACAGAGCAG GAGAAGTACCAGTAAAATGTAAGTCTTCTCCGTCATCTCCCTCAAAAAACCGCAGGATGGACCGCGCCACCTTATCCTGTGATAACAAG TTTTATAGGTGA
- the LOC114802706 gene encoding uncharacterized protein LOC114802706 isoform X8 → MPYSSLVIAWLRVLPLLLFQLCARCGKLEMISVWLLVLKLLRATTGLRRVNENEEDEGSSSPLVQKPAEQDNLSKSVTMETNSLAERPNIIDCKMGAEEPEIGKTQLEEEDTQAEEGEPDVVPGCSHTQVEEEEPDVVPGCSNTQVEEEEPDVVPGCSNTQEDDVVVPECLEIQVEEEEPDVVPGCSLTQVEEEEPDVVPGCSNTQVEEEEPDVVPGCSNTQEDDVVVPECLEIQVEEEEPDVVPGCSLTQEDDVVVPECLETQVEEEEPDVVPGCSNTQVEEEEPDVVPGCSNTQEDDVVVPECLEIQVEEEEPDVVPGCSLTQEDDVVVPECLETQVEDVAPECSQTQWEEEEPDVFPKCSETLTEEDGSDVFPKCSQKHCNEEEPVVFPECSTECTGMAEGIKIFADEQTVQRSEHVCYEGRLGSNHVENRLDQEAEGPLTSNVPDIRKREQDTQDDNLAQNNTPYDDIKGDAIEENLILLQEEQPTGEVVEPCQDFEQDDLSDCLQVEMAIVSSDSDPDEQWRSNVCLNDQKLRLHLQDPVKREITVEEKKSPEPGCGAENKTDGPDVLSCPSKRQESVAKVSENEVELSQTLNVSLSPSPSTSSEVEKKLPEDYCVIQPMNSELVSTEHVDFKLARKQWLKMEEQTKGQVHQPSVHQGTYQGGHSFMYRPVRSIERSKKDPDAESLAVGDYQHTQFSPCSEDSGLDDTSYKSAYDDSETPIEREIRQAMEREENLRRERGILKPSIHKTTLLQPSKFEKTLCREVEEKRRMFDTHEDRRRSPKSPGTKTPTFSVSASASPKGPTYHEMTANNVIILEPDSYPASPRHRTRGPLLSPGTGRFSEWPPETANVIILETSNLIIRSASEFCLSSACRETQESTFQNNPFFKLRSHSTHSLVDQEIKLVRERDEELRRQRAQLYSREKYDTVLVSPNLMENLNFDRAGEVPVKCKSSPSSPSKNRRMDRATLSCDNKFPVTLCAGKRRQNARAQRWEAGLFANHEPE, encoded by the exons ATGCCTTATTCCAGCCTCGTAATCGCCTGGCTCCGCGTCCTGCCCCTGCTTTTATTCCAATTATGTGCGCGCTGTGGTAAGTTGGAGATGATCTCCGTCTGGCTGCTCGTGTTGAAGCTGCTG AGAGCAACAACAGGCTTAAGAAGAGTTAATGAGAATGAAGAAGATGAAGGTAGCAGCAGCCCACTAGTTCAGAAACCAGCAGAGCAAGATAACCTTTCCAAGtcagtcaccatggagaccaACTCACTTGCAGAAAGGCCCAACATAATCGACTGCAAAATGGGAGCAGAGGAACCAGAAATTGGTAAAACACAACTCGAAGAGGAGGACACACAGGCAGAAGAGGGGGAACCAGATGTTGTCCCTGGGTGTTCCCACACACAGGTagaagaggaggagccagaTGTTGTCCCTGGGTGTTCAAACACACAGGTagaagaggaggagccagaTGTTGTCCCTGGGTGTTCAAACACACAGGAAGATGATGTTGTTGTTCCTGAGTGCCTGGAAATTcaggtggaagaggaggagccagaTGTTGTGCCTGGGTGTTCCCTCACACAGGTagaagaggaggagccagaTGTTGTCCCTGGGTGTTCAAACACACAGGTagaagaggaggagccagaTGTTGTCCCTGGGTGTTCAAACACACAGGAAGATGATGTTGTTGTTCCTGAGTGCCTGGAAATTcaggtggaagaggaggagccagaTGTTGTGCCTGGGTGTTCCCTCACACAGGAAGATGATGTTGTTGTTCCTGAGTGCCTGGAAACTcaggtggaagaggaggagccagaTGTTGTCCCTGGGTGTTCAAACACACAGGTagaagaggaggagccagaTGTTGTCCCTGGGTGTTCAAACACACAGGAAGATGATGTTGTTGTTCCTGAGTGCCTGGAAATTcaggtggaagaggaggagccagaTGTTGTGCCTGGGTGTTCCCTCACACAGGAAGATGATGTTGTTGTTCCTGAGTGCCTGGAAACTcag GTGGAAGATGTTGCTCCTGAGTGTTCCCAAACACAATGGGAGGAGGAAGAACCAGATGTTTTTCCTAAATGTTCTGAAACACTCACAGAAGAGGATGGATCAGATGTGTTTCCTAAATGTTCCCAAAAACATTGTAATGAGGAGGAACCAGTTGTTTTTCCAGAATGTTCCACTGAATGCACAGGGATGGCAGAAGGCATAAAAATATTTGCTGATGAGCAAACTGTTCAGAGGTCTGAACATGTTTGTTATGAAGGAAGACTGGGTAGTAATCATGTGGAGAATAGGCTGGACCAGGAGGCTGAAGGACCCTTGACTTCAAATGTTCCTGACATCAGGAAAAGGGAACAAGACACTCAGGATGATAATCTGGCACAGAATAATACTCCCTACGATGACATCAAGGGTGATGCTATTGAGGAAAACCTGATATTACTACAAGAAGAACAACCTACTGGGGAGGTGGTAGAACCCTGTCAGGACTTTGAACAAGATGACTTGAGTGACTGCCTGCAGGTAGAGATGGCCATAGTCTCCTCGGACAGCGACCCTGATGAGCAGTGGAGGTCAAATGTATGTTTGAATGACCAGAAGCTCCGCCTACATCTGCAGGACCCTGTTAAAAGGGAAATAACAGtagaggagaaaaaaagtccTGAGCCAGGATGTGGAGCAGAAAACAAAACGGATGGCCCTGATGTCCTGAGTTGTCCCAGCAAGAGACAGGAGAGTGTAGCTAAGGTCAGTGAAAACGAGGTAGAGCTCAGCCAGACCTTGAATGTCAGTTTATCTCCTTCGCCATCCACAAGCTCCGAGGTTGAGAAGAAGCTGCCAGAAGACTACTGTGTGATCCAGCCGATGAATAGTGAGCTTGTCAGCACCGAGCATGTTGACTTCAAGTTGGCGCGTAAGCAGTGGCTAAAAATGGAGGAACAGACCAAGGGGCAAGTCCACCAGCCCAGTGTCCATCAGGGCACCTATCAGGGAGGCCACAGCTTTATGTACAGACCTGTGCGGAGCATAGAGCGTTCCAAGAAGGACCCAGATGCTGAGAGTTTGGCTGTAGGAGACTATCAGCACACTCAGTTCAGCCCGTGCTCAGAGGACTCTGGTCTGGATGACACAAGCTACAAGTCCGCCTATGACGACTCAGAGACTCCTATTGAGAGGGAGATACGCCAAGCCATGGAACGTGAGGAGAACCTCAGACGGGAGAGGGGAATCTTAAAACCATCCATTCACAAGACAACCTTGCTACAGCCAAGCAAGTTTGAAAAAACACTATGCAGAGAGGTTGAGGAGAAACGGAGGATGTTTGACACACATGAAGACAGACGAAGATCCCCCAAGTCCCCAGGAACGAAGACTCCAACTTTTTCAGTCTCAGCTTCAGCCTCTCCAAAGGGTCCGACGTACCATGAAATGACAGCCAATAATGTCATCATCCTGGAGCCGGACTCCTACCCGGCCAGCCCAAGGCATCGGACCAGAGGGCCTCTGCTTTCCCCAGGGACAGGCAGGTTTAGCGAGTGGCCACCAGAGACGGCTAACGTCATCATCCTTGAGACGTCCAACCTGATCATCCGCAGCGCCTCTGAGTTCTGCCTGAGCTCTGCTTGTCGGGAGACCCAGGAGAGCACGTTCCAGAACAATCCATTCTTCAAGCTGCGTTCCCACAGCACACATTCGCTGGTGGACCAGGAGATCAAGCttgtcagagagagagatgaggagTTGAGAAGGCAGCGGGCTCAGCTCTACTCCAGGGAGAAGTATGACACTGTCCTGGTGTCTCCAAACCTCATGGAGAATCTAAACTTTGACAGAGCAG GAGAAGTACCAGTAAAATGTAAGTCTTCTCCGTCATCTCCCTCAAAAAACCGCAGGATGGACCGCGCCACCTTATCCTGTGATAACAAG TTTCCAGTGACTCTTTGTGCCGGGAAACGTCGACAAAATGCAAGGGCCCAGAGGTGGGAGGCGGGGCTTTTTGCCAATCATGAGCCAGAGTGA
- the LOC114802706 gene encoding uncharacterized protein LOC114802706 isoform X5, with amino-acid sequence MPYSSLVIAWLRVLPLLLFQLCARCGKLEMISVWLLVLKLLRATTGLRRVNENEEDEGSSSPLVQKPAEQDNLSKSVTMETNSLAERPNIIDCKMGAEEPEIGKTQLEEEDTQAEEGEPDVVPGCSHTQVEEEEPDVVPGCSNTQVEEEEPDVVPGCSNTQEDDVVVPECLEIQVEEEEPDVVPGCSLTQVEEEEPDVVPGCSNTQVEEEEPDVVPGCSNTQEDDVVVPECLEIQVEEEEPDVVPGCSLTQEDDVVVPECLETQVEEEEPDVVPGCSNTQVEEEEPDVVPGCSNTQEDDVVVPECLEIQVEEEEPDVVPGCSLTQEDDVVVPECLETQVEEEEPDVVPGCSLTQADDVVVPECLETQVEDVAPECSQTQWEEEEPDVFPKCSETLTEEDGSDVFPKCSQKHCNEEEPVVFPECSTECTGMAEGIKIFADEQTVQRSEHVCYEGRLGSNHVENRLDQEAEGPLTSNVPDIRKREQDTQDDNLAQNNTPYDDIKGDAIEENLILLQEEQPTGEVVEPCQDFEQDDLSDCLQVEMAIVSSDSDPDEQWRSNVCLNDQKLRLHLQDPVKREITVEEKKSPEPGCGAENKTDGPDVLSCPSKRQESVAKVSENEVELSQTLNVSLSPSPSTSSEVEKKLPEDYCVIQPMNSELVSTEHVDFKLARKQWLKMEEQTKGQVHQPSVHQGTYQGGHSFMYRPVRSIERSKKDPDAESLAVGDYQHTQFSPCSEDSGLDDTSYKSAYDDSETPIEREIRQAMEREENLRRERGILKPSIHKTTLLQPSKFEKTLCREVEEKRRMFDTHEDRRRSPKSPGTKTPTFSVSASASPKGPTYHEMTANNVIILEPDSYPASPRHRTRGPLLSPGTGRFSEWPPETANVIILETSNLIIRSASEFCLSSACRETQESTFQNNPFFKLRSHSTHSLVDQEIKLVRERDEELRRQRAQLYSREKYDTVLVSPNLMENLNFDRAGEVPVKCKSSPSSPSKNRRMDRATLSCDNKFPVTLCAGKRRQNARAQRWEAGLFANHEPE; translated from the exons ATGCCTTATTCCAGCCTCGTAATCGCCTGGCTCCGCGTCCTGCCCCTGCTTTTATTCCAATTATGTGCGCGCTGTGGTAAGTTGGAGATGATCTCCGTCTGGCTGCTCGTGTTGAAGCTGCTG AGAGCAACAACAGGCTTAAGAAGAGTTAATGAGAATGAAGAAGATGAAGGTAGCAGCAGCCCACTAGTTCAGAAACCAGCAGAGCAAGATAACCTTTCCAAGtcagtcaccatggagaccaACTCACTTGCAGAAAGGCCCAACATAATCGACTGCAAAATGGGAGCAGAGGAACCAGAAATTGGTAAAACACAACTCGAAGAGGAGGACACACAGGCAGAAGAGGGGGAACCAGATGTTGTCCCTGGGTGTTCCCACACACAGGTagaagaggaggagccagaTGTTGTCCCTGGGTGTTCAAACACACAGGTagaagaggaggagccagaTGTTGTCCCTGGGTGTTCAAACACACAGGAAGATGATGTTGTTGTTCCTGAGTGCCTGGAAATTcaggtggaagaggaggagccagaTGTTGTGCCTGGGTGTTCCCTCACACAGGTagaagaggaggagccagaTGTTGTCCCTGGGTGTTCAAACACACAGGTagaagaggaggagccagaTGTTGTCCCTGGGTGTTCAAACACACAGGAAGATGATGTTGTTGTTCCTGAGTGCCTGGAAATTcaggtggaagaggaggagccagaTGTTGTGCCTGGGTGTTCCCTCACACAGGAAGATGATGTTGTTGTTCCTGAGTGCCTGGAAACTcaggtggaagaggaggagccagaTGTTGTCCCTGGGTGTTCAAACACACAGGTagaagaggaggagccagaTGTTGTCCCTGGGTGTTCAAACACACAGGAAGATGATGTTGTTGTTCCTGAGTGCCTGGAAATTcaggtggaagaggaggagccagaTGTTGTGCCTGGGTGTTCCCTCACACAGGAAGATGATGTTGTTGTTCCTGAGTGCCTGGAAACTcaggtggaagaggaggagccagaTGTTGTGCCTGGGTGTTCCCTCACACAGGCAGATGATGTTGTTGTTCCTGAGTGCCTGGAAACTcag GTGGAAGATGTTGCTCCTGAGTGTTCCCAAACACAATGGGAGGAGGAAGAACCAGATGTTTTTCCTAAATGTTCTGAAACACTCACAGAAGAGGATGGATCAGATGTGTTTCCTAAATGTTCCCAAAAACATTGTAATGAGGAGGAACCAGTTGTTTTTCCAGAATGTTCCACTGAATGCACAGGGATGGCAGAAGGCATAAAAATATTTGCTGATGAGCAAACTGTTCAGAGGTCTGAACATGTTTGTTATGAAGGAAGACTGGGTAGTAATCATGTGGAGAATAGGCTGGACCAGGAGGCTGAAGGACCCTTGACTTCAAATGTTCCTGACATCAGGAAAAGGGAACAAGACACTCAGGATGATAATCTGGCACAGAATAATACTCCCTACGATGACATCAAGGGTGATGCTATTGAGGAAAACCTGATATTACTACAAGAAGAACAACCTACTGGGGAGGTGGTAGAACCCTGTCAGGACTTTGAACAAGATGACTTGAGTGACTGCCTGCAGGTAGAGATGGCCATAGTCTCCTCGGACAGCGACCCTGATGAGCAGTGGAGGTCAAATGTATGTTTGAATGACCAGAAGCTCCGCCTACATCTGCAGGACCCTGTTAAAAGGGAAATAACAGtagaggagaaaaaaagtccTGAGCCAGGATGTGGAGCAGAAAACAAAACGGATGGCCCTGATGTCCTGAGTTGTCCCAGCAAGAGACAGGAGAGTGTAGCTAAGGTCAGTGAAAACGAGGTAGAGCTCAGCCAGACCTTGAATGTCAGTTTATCTCCTTCGCCATCCACAAGCTCCGAGGTTGAGAAGAAGCTGCCAGAAGACTACTGTGTGATCCAGCCGATGAATAGTGAGCTTGTCAGCACCGAGCATGTTGACTTCAAGTTGGCGCGTAAGCAGTGGCTAAAAATGGAGGAACAGACCAAGGGGCAAGTCCACCAGCCCAGTGTCCATCAGGGCACCTATCAGGGAGGCCACAGCTTTATGTACAGACCTGTGCGGAGCATAGAGCGTTCCAAGAAGGACCCAGATGCTGAGAGTTTGGCTGTAGGAGACTATCAGCACACTCAGTTCAGCCCGTGCTCAGAGGACTCTGGTCTGGATGACACAAGCTACAAGTCCGCCTATGACGACTCAGAGACTCCTATTGAGAGGGAGATACGCCAAGCCATGGAACGTGAGGAGAACCTCAGACGGGAGAGGGGAATCTTAAAACCATCCATTCACAAGACAACCTTGCTACAGCCAAGCAAGTTTGAAAAAACACTATGCAGAGAGGTTGAGGAGAAACGGAGGATGTTTGACACACATGAAGACAGACGAAGATCCCCCAAGTCCCCAGGAACGAAGACTCCAACTTTTTCAGTCTCAGCTTCAGCCTCTCCAAAGGGTCCGACGTACCATGAAATGACAGCCAATAATGTCATCATCCTGGAGCCGGACTCCTACCCGGCCAGCCCAAGGCATCGGACCAGAGGGCCTCTGCTTTCCCCAGGGACAGGCAGGTTTAGCGAGTGGCCACCAGAGACGGCTAACGTCATCATCCTTGAGACGTCCAACCTGATCATCCGCAGCGCCTCTGAGTTCTGCCTGAGCTCTGCTTGTCGGGAGACCCAGGAGAGCACGTTCCAGAACAATCCATTCTTCAAGCTGCGTTCCCACAGCACACATTCGCTGGTGGACCAGGAGATCAAGCttgtcagagagagagatgaggagTTGAGAAGGCAGCGGGCTCAGCTCTACTCCAGGGAGAAGTATGACACTGTCCTGGTGTCTCCAAACCTCATGGAGAATCTAAACTTTGACAGAGCAG GAGAAGTACCAGTAAAATGTAAGTCTTCTCCGTCATCTCCCTCAAAAAACCGCAGGATGGACCGCGCCACCTTATCCTGTGATAACAAG TTTCCAGTGACTCTTTGTGCCGGGAAACGTCGACAAAATGCAAGGGCCCAGAGGTGGGAGGCGGGGCTTTTTGCCAATCATGAGCCAGAGTGA